The nucleotide sequence CCAGAATAACCGCTACGGAACTTTCCCAGCCGTCAGTGCCGGTTGGCGCTTATCCGATGAATCGTTTATGGCCGGACTAACCTGGATCAACGACCTGAAGATTAGAGCCGGCTGGGGCCAGACGGGTAACCAGGAAATTGGGAACTATAACGGTTTCAGCACGTATCGTTCCAGCCTGAGCCAGTCATCCTACGCCATTGACGGGTCGAACAATTCGGTTCAGTCGGGTTTTGACACTGAAGCCTTCGGCAATCCGGATGCCAAATGGGAAACCACCACGCAGACCAACATCGGCCTGGACGCTACGTTGCTGAAAGGCAAACTGGGTATCACACTCGACCTGTATGATCGTACCACCTCCGACATGTTATATCAGGTTAGCCTCCCGGCCACGCAGGGTGTGGCCACGATTCCGTTTGTCAACGTGGGCGAAATGAACAACAAAGGGATAGACCTTGGTCTAAATTTCAACGGTAAAGCGCTGGATGGAAGTCTGAGCTACGGCGTAGGCGTCAATTTTTCTACGTATAAAAACCGGGTCGTCCGACTCAACAGCAGTTCGTCGGCCGTCCTGCTCGGACCTGCTATTCGTAGTTACACCTGGACCCGATCGGTGGCGGGTATGCCCCTCTATTCGTTTTATGGGCTGAAAATTGACGGTATTTACCAGAACCAGAGTGAAGTCGACGCGGGACCGAAATACCCCGGTTATGCCGCTGTAGGCAAATACAAATACCACGATACCGACGGGGATGGCACCATTACCGATAACGACCGGATGTTTCTGGGCAACCCTCACCCGGATTTTACCTATGGTATCAACCTGAACCTGGGCTATAAGAACTTCGACCTCTCGGCTTTCTTCCAGGGCGTACAGGGGAACGAACTCCTGAACATGGTGAAACGCTGGGTTGACTTCAACAACCAGGCCGGTAACCGGAGCCTTCGGATGCTGTACGACTCCTGGACGCCGGAGAATCCGGATGCGGTTCTGCCAATTCTCGATGCCAATGACAGCCGCAGCCAGCAGCCGTCCAGCTACTTTATTGAAGACGGTTCCTATTTCCGGATGAAAAACCTGACCCTGGGGTATACGTTACCGGCATCACTTGCCCAGAAAATCAGATTCGAAAACGCCCGCGTCTTCCTGCAGGCGCAAAACCTCTTCACGATCACTAAATATAGCGGTATCGACCCGGAAGTAACCTCAGTTGGTTCAACGCCGGGCAGTACGGTTCTGGGCGTCGACCAGGGGAATTATCCGAATTCCAAAATGTACCAGATTGGACTCAATTTTGGCTTTTAACCAACGGCCTGTCAAAAAATTCACGCCGGTTGTCCGGCTCATACACGCATGAAAAAGAAATTCTTAGTCTTAACAACAGCCGTCGGCCTGGGTCTGATGAGTTCCTGCAGCAAGGATTTTCTGGAAACAACGCCCCTGGGTGTTGCCAATGATCAACTGCTTGCCAGCAAATCCGGTGTAAATGGCGCCCTGATTGCCGCCTATAGTCTGCTCGATGGGGTAGGAGCTGGCCCTACCAATACAGCATCGGTCAGCAACTGGATATTCGGTTCTGTCGCTTCAGATGACGCCTATAAGGGAAGTGACGTAGGCGATCAGGCGCAGATAACGACCCTTGAGCGCTACTCCATTCAGGCCGATCTGGGCCTATACAATGACAAATGGGTAGCTTTATACGACGGAATTTCCCGCTCGAACGACGTATTGAAGCTGATTCCCAGGGCCACGGACATGACCGATGCCGAAAAAGCGCAGGCCATGGGCGAAGCTCGTTTTCTGAGAGCCTGGTATCACTTTGAGGCCAAAAAAATCTGGAACATGGTGCCTTACGTCGACGAAACGGTGACCGATTTTATCAATCTGCCGAACGATAAGGATATATGGCCAAAAATTGAAGCTGACTTCCAATATGCAATTGACAACCTTGCGGCCACCAGGGCGCAGGTTGGCCGAGCGAGTAAGTGGACCGCTAAAGCCTATCTTGCCAAGGCTCACATGTACCAGCAGGATTATTCGGCTGCTAAACCTCTGCTGGACGATGTGGTTAACAATGGTCCTTTTTCGCTGGTCGCCAGTTTCCACGATAACTTCCGGATCGTTACAGAAAACAACAGCGAGTCGGTTTTTGAGGTCCAGATGTCAGTTGGCGATGGCGGCAGCGGGCAAAATGGTAGCTGGGGCGATAACTGGAATTTTCCGTACGGGTCAGCGCCCGGCGGGTGCTGCGGCTTCTATCAGCCTTCACAAAACCTGGTTAATGCTTTCAAAACCGACGCCAGTGGTTTACCTCTTCTGGATACGTTCAATAATGTTGATGTGAAAAATGATGAAGGGCTGGCTTCTACGGCTGCCTTCACGCCCTACGAGGGTACGCTGGACCCCCGGCTAGACTGGACCGTGGGCCGCCGGGGTATTCCGTTTCTCAACTGGGGCGTTCATCCCGGCCGAAACTGGATTCGTGACCAAAGCTTCGGCGGACCATACACGTTCAAGAAGTTCTTTGCCTACAGTGGCGAAAATGCCGGTGCCGAATCGCCCAGAGCGAATGCCAATAACTACCGGGCTTTACGTTTTGCCGACGTTCTTTTGATGCGCGCTGAAGTAGCAGCTGAAGAAAACGACCTGGCTACGGCTCTGAAGATTGTAAATCAGATCAGGTCCCGGGCGGGCAATGTAGTCGTGACCGACGCGGCTGGTAAGCCTGCGGCCAACTACCTGGTTAAAACTTACCCGGCTTTTCCCAGTCAGGACTTTGCCAGAAAGGCGGTTCGCTTTGAGCGACGGCTGGAACTGGCCATGGAGGGCCACCGCTTTTTCGATCTGGTGCGCTGGGGCGTAGCGAGTGACGTGCTAAATGCTTACCTGGCTAAAGAAAGCCAGAAACGAACCTATCTGAATGGCTCCACTTTTGTGAAAGGAAAAAATGAATTTTTTCCCATACCGCAGGCCCAGATAGACATTATGGGCGCTTCCGTGCTAAAGCAGAATTAACTATGGCTGCTGAGGGCAGGGGGTGAACGCAGCGAAGCCTCCTTCTGGCGACTTAAGTTCGGTCAGAAGGAGGCTTCGCTACGTTGTCCAAGGATTACTGCAACTCGGGTTTGGGCAGCCCGGGTTCGCGCAGATACCGACCCAGCCGGTCTTCCAGTTCGCCAATGGTCAGGTTAGTGAACAGCTCGCCGTTAAGCGCCAGCGCCAGCCGGCCGCTCTCTTCGGATACTGCGATGACGGCTGCATCGGTGGCTTCGCTCATGCCCACCGCGGCCCGGTGCCGGAAGCCCAGAGCGGGCGGCAGTTCATCATCGTCCGAAACAGGGAGAATGCAGCGGGCCGCCAGAATCCGGCCGTCGCTGATGATTACGGCCCCGTCGTGCAATGGACTATACTGACTGAAAATGGCCAGGAGCAAGGGCTTGGACACTTCGGCGTCAATCACTTCGCCCGACTGCGCGAACTTCTGCATATCGTCGTTTTTGCGGATGACCAGCAGGCCGCCCGAAAACTCGGTGCTCAGGGTTTTGCAGGCATCCAGGATAGGACGGAGGGGCGTTGTTGGCTCGGGCATGCCGGACTGACGCAGCAGCCAGCGCCGGAGCCAGCGGCTGTTGGCGACGTTGGTCGATTTGCCGATAAGCAGGAGAAAGCGCCGGATTTCCTGCTGGAAAATAATGATCAGCGCCAGCGCACCCACACTGATAAAATACTCCAGAATGGTAGTCAGCAGGTTCAGACCGAGGGCTTTCACCAGCAGATAGGCCAGATAAACGAGCAGATAGCCGATGAACACCCGGCTGGCTACACTGCCCCGGACAAGATTGTAAATTTGGTAGATCAGCAGGGCGACCAGCGCGATGTCGATCAGGTCGAGCCAGCCGACGTCCAGAAAGCCCAAGCGAAAGGCCAGCATTGAGGAACAGGTAATGGTTTGGGGTTAAAGATAAGCAGATTCTGACCGCTTTGCCTATCGCCGGTGACAAAAGCGAGTAACCTGTAGCCGGTTAGGTCGCGGGCTGGGAAAATCAAATAAGCACCGTCTGACCTTCTATCGCCAAATAAGTCTCTGGAAATACGGCCCGCGCTTCGTTCAGAAAGTCTTCATACTGCTTATACCGCGATGAAAAATGCCCGATCAGCAGCCGGCCCACTTCGGCGCGGGCAGCAATGGTAGCCGCCTGGCTGGCCGTTGAATGATAGACTTCGGCGGCCCGCTGGGCGTTATCGTCCAGAAACGTAGCTTCATGGTAGAGCAGGTCAACCCCCCGGAGCTGTGAAATCAAGCCTTCTACGTAGCGGGTATCGGAGCAGAACGCATACGAGCGGGCGGGTGGACCCGGCTCCGTTACGTCATCGGCTGCGTGGATAATCTGACCGTCCGCATTCAGAATATCATGTCCTTCTTTAAGCAGCTTCAGATACTGCACCGGCACATCGGCCGGAAGCCGCTCGCGCAGCAGCCGGCGGGCGTGGGGCTTCTCCCGAAAGAGATAGCCCGAGCAGTCGATCCGGTGCTGCAGTGGAATCGACTCGACGGTCAGTTGCGGATGATCAAGCAAGCGCATTGGCTGAGCCGGATCCACCACCTGAAAGTGCAGCCGGTAGCCCAGTCGTGAGTCCGATACCCGAAAGATCGTAGTCAGCACTTCATCCAGACCGCGCGGTCCAAACAAAAACAGGTCTTCGGTCCGACCGGAAAGATTGAGCGTTGACAGGAGCGGTGGCAGGCCGAAATAATGGTCGCCATGGAGGTGGCTGATAAAGATATAACGCAGCCGCCCCATCCGGATTTTCTGCTCAATCAGCCGAAGCTGGGTGCCTTCGCCACAGTCGATGAGCATATAATCGCTGCCAACCGTAAGCAACTGGGCGGTTGGGTGATAGCGCAGGGCGGGCGTGGCCGAGCCCGCGCCCAGGATCGTCAGCGTAAACGGCAGATTGGCCGGTCGGTGGTGTTCCGGTTCGTGGTGTGTGGTGCCCTGGTTAATCGGTGTCCCGGCTGAAGCCGCCCCCTGCATCGTACTCATCGTCGTCCTCACTGCGAAAATCGTTCTCCAATTCGTTCATAAACACGGCATCTATGGCTTCTTCCACAGTTGGCAGGATGATCAGGTCACTGATGCCGGCCGTGTCCAGCGATTCAATTAACTCATCGTTCTTAGTCACTAACACCAATATGCCAACTTCGTTAGTGCACTGCCGGTTTATTTTCCGAATGGTGCTGAAACCCGCCGGTTCCACCGTCTGCACGGGCGCCATATCAACGATGATGTTGCTGTAGCCTTCGCGGAAGAGATTCCGGCTCAGCGTTTCGAAGGTCGGGGTGATGTCTTCGTTGAATGAGCTTTCAGCCAGGCGAATCAGCGCGTATTGTTCGGTTTTTTCAATCGTGTAGTTCATACTTACTGGTTAATAGGTCGGGGCAAACTAATCAGTGCTGCGGGGCTGCCTGACTCGTTTTGCGAGGTTATGAATTTGTAATAGCCTGCAGGATATTGGCTTCAATCCGCGAAAGCGGATCGGTTTCGGCAGCAGCCGGCTGGAAGGTCTGACCCGTAACCGTCTCGAATAGTTCGATGTAGCGCCCGGAAATCTGCTCTACCCATTCATCTGACATGGTCGGTACGGTCTGACCTGTTTTGCCCTGAAACCCGTTCGCAATAAGCCATTCTCTAACGAATTCTTTCGACAATTGTTTCTGCGGCTGCCCCCCCGCTGGTTGTCGGCGTAAACGTCGGCATAGAAATACCGTGACGAGTCGGGCGTGTGGACTTCATCGATCAGGTAAACCTTACCGTCGAGGTTTCCGAACTCGTATTTGGTGTCGACCAGAATCAGCCCACGCTCCGCAGCCATAGCCGTACCGCGTTCAAACAGCGCCAGTGCGTACTGCTCCAGCTGACTGTAATCGGCTTCGTTAACGATACCCTGGCTCAGAATTTCCTCCCGGCTGATGTCTTCGTCGTGGCCCTCGTGGGCTTTGGTCGAGGGCGTAATGATCGGCTGGGGCAGGCGGTCATTCTCCCGTAATCCATCGGGGAGCGCTACCCCGCAGAGCGTCCGGTGTCCGTCGCGATACTGCCGCCAGGCGTGGCCCGCCATGTAACCGCGTACCACCATCTCGACTGCATAAGGTTCGCAGCGGAGACCGATGCTGGCATTCGGGTCTGGTACACTAAGGAGCCAGTTCGGCACAATATCGGCCGTTGCACGCAGAAAATACTCGGCGGTCTGGTTCAGCACCTGGCCTTTATAGGGAATAGGCCGGGGCAGAACAACGTCGAAGGCCGAAATCCGATCCGAGGCAATCATTACCAGTTTATCGGGAAAGGCATAGACATCGCGGACTTTGCCCCGGTAAAAACCTGTCTGGCCGGGGAATTGAAAATTGGTTTCCTGAATGGTCATCTATTCGGGTTGCAGTTCAATGCAATTTTAAGAATACAGTTTTTTAATGACTTCCTGCTGCGTCCGAACAAAATGCTGTCGTTCGGCCGGCTGACTCAGGAGCGTATTAGGCGGAAAAACGCTGTGCCGGGCGTAACTCTCCGCATATAGCTCGTAACGTTGCCGGGCGAGCAGGTTGCCCGCTGCCGGCCGCTGGCGAAAGTCGCGCAGGGCGGCCAGGTCAATATCGGCGTTCGCGACCATGCTTTCTCCATAACCAGCTTCGGCCAGCACAAGTCCTTTCGGATCAACAATCTTCGATCCGGCGTCCGTCGAGCCAAAGGGCATGGGGGAGTTGGCCAGTCCCGCGGAGTTGGCCGATACCACGTAAGCCATATTCTCTACGGCCCGCGCCAGTTTCGCTACGTTCCGCTGGGTCAGGAGCGGACTGCCCACCTCGGCGGTTGAGTGCAGCAGCACTTCGGCTCCGCGCATAGCCAGGCACCGGGCCAGTTCAGGATACAGAATCTCTTCCGAAGCAATGCAGGCCAGGTTGCCAATATTGGTTTTAACCACCGGGAACAGCGAATCGTACCCATAGGCATCCAGGTATAACTCCCATACGTCGTGGGGCGTGGGGGCATACATGGCGTTCAGTCGGCGGTAGCGCAGCAGAACATCCCCGCTGGGGCCGATGATAAAGCTGGTCTGGAAATAGAGTTCCGGAAAAAAAGGGTCCTGTTCATACGCGTTCCCGGAAAAATAAATCTGCTGACGCTGCACCATAGCGCCCAGGGCTTCATAAATACGGCCATTGATCTCCAGTGCAGCTTTTTCGCGCCATTGTTCAGTCGTTTCGCCCATGGGAAAACCCGTCAGGAAATACTCCGGCACAACTACCAGCAGCGTATCGCGGCCGATGTGATTAATCGACGCGCTCAGCTGCTTTTCGACGCGGTCAATACTTTTCAGCATGACGGTTTCGGCTTCGTCACGGGTTTGATACGGATTGACAGCGTGGCAGGTAAGCTGAAGAGCAAGGGCTTTATAAGGCATCAGTGAACAAGGGATATGAAATCTGTTCGGATAGGCGGGAAGCTGTGTTTGCTGATCGCAAACCGTCCCACGGCCAAAAATAAGGCATTTCAAACCAGAAACGCTAACGGGTCATTTGAACAAATTTCCGGATTGTTCGCTTGTTTATTCGTCCGGATGTTATCCCGGCAACTCTTTTTCTGAACTACCAAACTCTCGACTACACTGTATGACCGTTGATGTATTGGCAATTGCAGCGCATCCCGACGACATTGAAATGACCTGCGGAGGAACGATTCTTTCGCTGGGGGCGCAGGGAAAAACCATTGCAGGTATTGACCTGACCCGTGGCGAACTGGGCACCCGGGGCACTCCGGAAATTCGCCTGCATGAATCAGCCGAAGGAGCCCGAATTATGAATCTGGTTGCCCGCGAGAATATGGGCTTCCGGGATGGATTCTTCCGCAATGACGAAGAACACCAGATGGCCCTCATCCCATTGATCCGGCAGTTCCGACCCGAGATTGTGCTAACCAACGCCCCCGACGACCGGCATCCGGACCACGGGCGGGCCGCCGAACTGGTGGTGCAGGCTAGTTTTTACGCCGGGCTGCGGCAAATCAAAACCACCGGCAAAGATGGCCAGCCCCAGGAAGCTCACCGGCCAAAATTTATTTATCATTTTATCCAGGACCGCTCGCTCAAACCTGATTTTGTGGTGGACGTATCGCCTTACTGGGAAGGTAAACTGGCGGCTATCAAAGCCTACAAAAGTCAGTTCTTCGACCCGGAGAGCAACGAGCCGGACAGTTATATCTCGGGCGAAGCCTTTATGAAATTCCTTGAATCCCGTACCCGCGAACACGGTCACATGATTGGCGTTGAATTTGGGGAAGGGTTCATTAGTAAGCGGATGCTGGGCGTTGCCGATCTGTTCGCCCTGGTGTAACGGAGGCACTGGTAAGCACTTGTTTCGCTTGTCGATACCGCGTTATTCTGTCGCGGTAGGTGTCTGAACAGCTTCACTGCCAGTGAAAAGGGGATAAAGCCATGGCTCTATCCCCTTTTCACCGATTAACTGAACCAGCTGGACTAAAACGAATCGTAATCGTAGGCACCCATGTCGGGCCGATCATCTTCGGTCGACTTTCCGGTCAGGTCGTTGGTACCGGCGCGGTTGCGGTCACCGGCATTACGGCCCGGTGAGTTGGGAGCAAGCATATAGGGCGGGCGCACGGGATCACTTCCCAGGTTGAACAGAGGCTGGGCCTGCAGACTGTTACGGTCAAGTCCCTTGCTCTGGAGCTGCGCCAGCGAGGAGCTGCTCAGGTCTGTCTTGCCATTGGACCCTTTGATAAACAGACGACCGCTGCCCGACGGCTTGTAAAACAGATTGTAGTCGCTCACAAAGCTG is from Spirosoma taeanense and encodes:
- a CDS encoding STAS domain-containing protein, with protein sequence MNYTIEKTEQYALIRLAESSFNEDITPTFETLSRNLFREGYSNIIVDMAPVQTVEPAGFSTIRKINRQCTNEVGILVLVTKNDELIESLDTAGISDLIILPTVEEAIDAVFMNELENDFRSEDDDEYDAGGGFSRDTD
- a CDS encoding ribonuclease Z; its protein translation is MQGAASAGTPINQGTTHHEPEHHRPANLPFTLTILGAGSATPALRYHPTAQLLTVGSDYMLIDCGEGTQLRLIEQKIRMGRLRYIFISHLHGDHYFGLPPLLSTLNLSGRTEDLFLFGPRGLDEVLTTIFRVSDSRLGYRLHFQVVDPAQPMRLLDHPQLTVESIPLQHRIDCSGYLFREKPHARRLLRERLPADVPVQYLKLLKEGHDILNADGQIIHAADDVTEPGPPARSYAFCSDTRYVEGLISQLRGVDLLYHEATFLDDNAQRAAEVYHSTASQAATIAARAEVGRLLIGHFSSRYKQYEDFLNEARAVFPETYLAIEGQTVLI
- the cdaA gene encoding diadenylate cyclase CdaA translates to MLAFRLGFLDVGWLDLIDIALVALLIYQIYNLVRGSVASRVFIGYLLVYLAYLLVKALGLNLLTTILEYFISVGALALIIIFQQEIRRFLLLIGKSTNVANSRWLRRWLLRQSGMPEPTTPLRPILDACKTLSTEFSGGLLVIRKNDDMQKFAQSGEVIDAEVSKPLLLAIFSQYSPLHDGAVIISDGRILAARCILPVSDDDELPPALGFRHRAAVGMSEATDAAVIAVSEESGRLALALNGELFTNLTIGELEDRLGRYLREPGLPKPELQ
- a CDS encoding phosphoribosylaminoimidazolesuccinocarboxamide synthase, which encodes MTIQETNFQFPGQTGFYRGKVRDVYAFPDKLVMIASDRISAFDVVLPRPIPYKGQVLNQTAEYFLRATADIVPNWLLSVPDPNASIGLRCEPYAVEMVVRGYMAGHAWRQYRDGHRTLCGVALPDGLRENDRLPQPIITPSTKAHEGHDEDISREEILSQGIVNEADYSQLEQYALALFERGTAMAAERGLILVDTKYEFGNLDGKVYLIDEVHTPDSSRYFYADVYADNQRGGSRRNNCRKNSLENGLLRTGFRAKQVRPYRPCQMNG
- a CDS encoding RagB/SusD family nutrient uptake outer membrane protein, which gives rise to MKKKFLVLTTAVGLGLMSSCSKDFLETTPLGVANDQLLASKSGVNGALIAAYSLLDGVGAGPTNTASVSNWIFGSVASDDAYKGSDVGDQAQITTLERYSIQADLGLYNDKWVALYDGISRSNDVLKLIPRATDMTDAEKAQAMGEARFLRAWYHFEAKKIWNMVPYVDETVTDFINLPNDKDIWPKIEADFQYAIDNLAATRAQVGRASKWTAKAYLAKAHMYQQDYSAAKPLLDDVVNNGPFSLVASFHDNFRIVTENNSESVFEVQMSVGDGGSGQNGSWGDNWNFPYGSAPGGCCGFYQPSQNLVNAFKTDASGLPLLDTFNNVDVKNDEGLASTAAFTPYEGTLDPRLDWTVGRRGIPFLNWGVHPGRNWIRDQSFGGPYTFKKFFAYSGENAGAESPRANANNYRALRFADVLLMRAEVAAEENDLATALKIVNQIRSRAGNVVVTDAAGKPAANYLVKTYPAFPSQDFARKAVRFERRLELAMEGHRFFDLVRWGVASDVLNAYLAKESQKRTYLNGSTFVKGKNEFFPIPQAQIDIMGASVLKQN
- a CDS encoding nitrilase-related carbon-nitrogen hydrolase, with the translated sequence MPYKALALQLTCHAVNPYQTRDEAETVMLKSIDRVEKQLSASINHIGRDTLLVVVPEYFLTGFPMGETTEQWREKAALEINGRIYEALGAMVQRQQIYFSGNAYEQDPFFPELYFQTSFIIGPSGDVLLRYRRLNAMYAPTPHDVWELYLDAYGYDSLFPVVKTNIGNLACIASEEILYPELARCLAMRGAEVLLHSTAEVGSPLLTQRNVAKLARAVENMAYVVSANSAGLANSPMPFGSTDAGSKIVDPKGLVLAEAGYGESMVANADIDLAALRDFRQRPAAGNLLARQRYELYAESYARHSVFPPNTLLSQPAERQHFVRTQQEVIKKLYS
- the bshB1 gene encoding bacillithiol biosynthesis deacetylase BshB1, with amino-acid sequence MTVDVLAIAAHPDDIEMTCGGTILSLGAQGKTIAGIDLTRGELGTRGTPEIRLHESAEGARIMNLVARENMGFRDGFFRNDEEHQMALIPLIRQFRPEIVLTNAPDDRHPDHGRAAELVVQASFYAGLRQIKTTGKDGQPQEAHRPKFIYHFIQDRSLKPDFVVDVSPYWEGKLAAIKAYKSQFFDPESNEPDSYISGEAFMKFLESRTREHGHMIGVEFGEGFISKRMLGVADLFALV